From the Bdellovibrio sp. ArHS genome, one window contains:
- a CDS encoding superoxide dismutase family protein, with translation MKKMLIVALAMPLFAGCGLFQKKTSESTTSGTPETSSSADTSVLVPTRAQAVLKSSHDSKVKGIIHFSEGEKLKIEILAEGLKPGPHGFHIHEVGDCSKGDFSSAGGHFNPSQGHHGSMDSKQRHAGDLGNLMANSKGKANTTIVVSDLTLKPGANSIIGRSVVIHKDKDDLKSQPAGNSGPRIACGVIEALK, from the coding sequence ATGAAAAAAATGTTAATCGTGGCATTGGCAATGCCGTTGTTTGCCGGATGTGGTTTGTTCCAAAAAAAGACTTCAGAATCAACAACTTCGGGAACACCAGAAACGTCTTCCAGTGCGGACACTTCTGTACTTGTTCCCACACGAGCTCAAGCCGTGTTGAAATCCTCACATGATTCCAAAGTAAAAGGGATCATCCACTTTTCCGAGGGGGAAAAACTTAAAATTGAAATTTTGGCTGAGGGTTTGAAACCAGGCCCTCATGGATTTCACATTCACGAAGTCGGCGACTGTTCAAAAGGGGACTTTTCGTCAGCGGGAGGACATTTCAATCCTTCTCAGGGGCACCACGGTTCCATGGACTCCAAACAACGTCACGCCGGTGATTTAGGAAATCTGATGGCAAATAGCAAAGGCAAAGCTAACACAACCATCGTCGTCAGCGACCTGACTTTAAAGCCAGGCGCCAACAGCATCATCGGCAGATCAGTGGTTATTCATAAAGACAAAGACGACTTGAAGTCCCAGCCCGCTGGCAATTCCGGTCCCCGCATCGCCTGCGGAGTCATCGAAGCACTAAAATAG
- a CDS encoding fumarylacetoacetate hydrolase family protein — translation MKLGSLKSSLSKDGELCVVSRDLKTAVKATHVAPSLRDALEAWKDKEASLQKLYVDLNEGKAENAFPVKESDFHSALPRTWLFADGSAFIYHIKLVRMARKAALPETLETVPLMYQGECGQFLAPTEDIPQRDFAHGTDFEGEVGVITDFVPMGVTPDEALKYIRLFVLINDVSLRGLIPEELAGGFGFFQSKPASALSPFAVTADELGEAYQGGRVHLPLNVTYNGQFFGKANAGAMHFHFGQLIAHAAKTRNLAAGSVIGSGTVSNDDHTNGSSCLAEKRMIEQIETGAIKTPFMKAGDTIEMQMSNAQGQSIFGKISQKVKAV, via the coding sequence AAAGACGGCGAATTGTGTGTTGTCAGTCGAGATTTAAAAACGGCTGTGAAGGCAACGCACGTCGCACCAAGCTTGCGTGACGCTCTTGAAGCATGGAAAGACAAGGAAGCTTCTTTGCAGAAGCTGTATGTCGATCTGAACGAGGGAAAAGCGGAAAATGCTTTTCCTGTGAAAGAAAGCGATTTTCATTCTGCTCTTCCGCGCACTTGGCTTTTTGCTGATGGTTCGGCTTTCATTTATCATATTAAATTGGTTCGCATGGCTCGTAAGGCCGCTCTTCCCGAAACGTTAGAGACCGTGCCTTTAATGTATCAAGGAGAATGCGGACAGTTCCTGGCTCCCACGGAGGACATTCCGCAACGTGATTTTGCGCATGGGACTGACTTCGAAGGCGAAGTGGGAGTTATCACCGATTTTGTACCGATGGGTGTTACGCCCGACGAAGCTCTTAAGTATATTCGCCTCTTTGTCCTTATTAACGATGTTTCGTTGCGTGGTTTGATTCCAGAAGAGCTTGCTGGTGGATTCGGCTTCTTTCAAAGTAAACCGGCTTCCGCTTTGTCCCCTTTTGCGGTGACCGCAGATGAATTGGGCGAGGCTTATCAGGGTGGGCGTGTGCACCTTCCATTAAACGTCACATATAATGGTCAGTTTTTCGGTAAAGCGAATGCCGGGGCGATGCACTTTCATTTTGGTCAATTGATCGCACATGCGGCGAAGACACGTAACTTGGCGGCAGGTAGTGTGATTGGTAGTGGAACGGTCTCAAATGATGATCATACCAACGGCTCAAGCTGCTTGGCGGAAAAGCGCATGATCGAACAAATCGAAACCGGCGCCATCAAGACGCCGTTTATGAAAGCAGGCGACACCATAGAAATGCAGATGTCGAATGCTCAAGGTCAAAGTATCTTTGGTAAGATTTCACAAAAGGTGAAGGCTGTTTAA